A genomic window from Candidatus Obscuribacter sp. includes:
- a CDS encoding GuaB3 family IMP dehydrogenase-related protein, producing the protein MSIGLGKTTRRAYGFDEIALVPGSKTVDMELCDITCEIGNIKFANPIIASAMDSVVDARTAILMSELGGLGVLNLQGVQTRYKDLTEVYEKIARCDKDSFVEVMQELYQAPIDEKLMASRIEEIKKSGAVAAVSVTPNFAEKYGPLVQEAGCDILFVQSTVTGIEHRSALGTPNLNLSKFTKKMSIPVIVGNCVIYKTALELLETGVAGILVGVGPGAACTSRSVLGIGVPMATAIADCAQAREDHFVRHGKRPAIIADGGMGVGGDICKAIACGADAVMIGSPLARAKEAPGKGYHWGMATPSPVLPRGTRIKVGTTVSLKQIMNGPAATDDGTQNLTGALKTSMATLGAETLADMQKADVIIAPSILTEGKVYQNAQQLGMGRK; encoded by the coding sequence ATGTCCATCGGACTTGGTAAAACCACACGCAGAGCATATGGCTTTGACGAAATCGCCCTGGTGCCTGGTTCTAAAACAGTCGACATGGAACTTTGCGACATCACTTGCGAAATTGGCAATATCAAATTTGCCAATCCCATCATCGCCTCAGCGATGGATTCGGTAGTTGATGCCCGTACGGCGATTTTGATGAGCGAGCTCGGTGGTCTGGGTGTACTCAACTTGCAAGGTGTACAGACTCGCTATAAAGATCTGACCGAAGTCTACGAAAAAATTGCTCGCTGCGACAAAGACTCATTTGTAGAAGTAATGCAAGAGCTCTATCAAGCTCCCATCGATGAAAAATTGATGGCCAGCCGTATCGAAGAAATCAAGAAATCTGGTGCTGTAGCTGCCGTCTCGGTCACTCCAAACTTTGCCGAAAAGTACGGTCCACTGGTACAGGAAGCAGGCTGCGATATCCTCTTTGTACAGTCCACTGTGACTGGTATCGAGCACCGCTCCGCACTTGGTACTCCCAATCTCAATCTATCTAAATTTACAAAAAAGATGTCGATTCCTGTCATTGTCGGTAACTGTGTTATCTACAAAACAGCACTCGAACTCTTAGAAACCGGTGTCGCCGGCATTCTCGTCGGAGTCGGACCTGGTGCGGCCTGTACATCCCGCTCAGTACTTGGTATCGGCGTACCTATGGCAACAGCCATTGCCGATTGCGCTCAAGCCAGAGAAGACCACTTTGTACGCCACGGCAAACGTCCCGCCATCATCGCCGATGGTGGCATGGGAGTAGGTGGCGATATCTGCAAAGCCATCGCCTGTGGTGCAGATGCGGTAATGATTGGCTCCCCTCTTGCTCGCGCCAAAGAAGCTCCAGGCAAGGGCTATCATTGGGGCATGGCCACGCCTAGCCCAGTACTGCCCCGCGGCACACGCATCAAAGTGGGCACCACTGTCTCACTCAAACAAATCATGAATGGCCCTGCCGCCACTGATGACGGCACACAAAACCTCACCGGCGCCCTTAAAACCAGCATGGCTACACTGGGTGCTGAGACCCTTGCTGATATGCAAA
- a CDS encoding anhydro-N-acetylmuramic acid kinase — protein sequence MATGPLTSLNVLGLNSGTSMDGIDAGLFKITPLSGDRPADGKCPALKVELISSELIAFQDDLKSALEALVAGKQTDLRTICLVNSALGQVFGAAASKVVEQSRKNGIDVDLIGSHGQTLWHEPVSSKFWGVDTAGTLQLGDPAYVAALSGVTTVGDFRTYDMAFGGQGAPLVSFADEVLFGHDGEPVGVLNLGGIANITVVKDGVSVMAFDTGPASVLIDEAMRILYQLEYDKDGQIATSGQVIEAFVEQFLSQPYFKLTPPKSTGRELFGRAMAQELVQNWRSQNIAAADIVATLTAITARSIAQSYRDFIAPQVALSKIVLGGGGAYNATLIKQLKAYWPGPLVLAEHEDFGVSAKFKEALLFALLAYTTYFGIPNNVPLCTGATRRVCLGKIVSAN from the coding sequence ATGGCAACCGGTCCTCTTACAAGTCTTAATGTCCTGGGACTGAACAGTGGCACCTCTATGGACGGTATTGACGCCGGGCTCTTTAAAATCACCCCACTCAGTGGCGATAGACCTGCTGATGGCAAGTGCCCGGCTCTCAAAGTAGAGCTAATCTCCAGTGAGTTGATTGCTTTTCAAGACGATCTAAAGAGCGCTCTTGAGGCGCTGGTGGCTGGTAAACAGACTGATTTGCGTACGATTTGTCTGGTTAATAGTGCCCTGGGTCAAGTTTTTGGCGCTGCCGCCAGTAAGGTTGTGGAGCAGTCTCGTAAAAACGGGATTGATGTGGATTTAATAGGCTCCCACGGTCAGACACTATGGCATGAGCCTGTTAGCAGCAAGTTTTGGGGTGTCGATACAGCTGGCACTCTGCAACTGGGTGATCCTGCTTATGTTGCTGCACTTAGCGGTGTCACCACAGTTGGTGACTTCCGCACTTATGATATGGCTTTTGGTGGTCAGGGTGCACCACTGGTCAGTTTTGCCGATGAAGTTTTGTTTGGTCATGACGGTGAACCAGTGGGCGTGCTCAATCTAGGTGGGATAGCCAATATCACTGTGGTCAAAGACGGTGTTTCGGTGATGGCATTTGATACTGGTCCAGCTTCTGTTTTGATTGACGAAGCGATGCGTATCCTCTATCAGCTCGAATATGATAAAGACGGTCAAATTGCCACCTCTGGTCAGGTGATAGAAGCGTTTGTGGAGCAGTTTTTGAGTCAGCCGTATTTTAAGCTCACGCCTCCTAAATCTACCGGACGCGAACTCTTTGGGCGTGCCATGGCTCAAGAGCTGGTGCAAAACTGGCGCAGTCAAAATATTGCTGCCGCTGATATTGTCGCTACACTGACTGCTATAACTGCTCGCTCTATTGCCCAGTCATATCGCGATTTTATTGCTCCCCAGGTGGCTTTGAGTAAAATCGTACTGGGCGGCGGTGGTGCTTACAATGCAACTTTGATAAAGCAATTAAAAGCATACTGGCCTGGTCCACTTGTCCTGGCTGAGCATGAGGACTTTGGTGTAAGTGCCAAGTTTAAGGAGGCATTGCTTTTTGCGTTGCTTGCTTACACCACTTATTTTGGTATCCCTAACAATGTGCCTCTCTGCACAGGAGCCACGAGACGTGTCTGTCTCGGCAAAATTGTAAGCGCCAACTAA
- a CDS encoding YkgJ family cysteine cluster protein has translation MSDSNQLVIPEGINYECTGCGKCCSGWSVPLTKDDYERISAIDWASKNEKFEGESLFRELKGFEKANSPYTHAIKHGDDGFCPFLVNNLCYIHSTYESKTKPSICQLFPYNFNETPSGFLSTVSFVSVGAVKNAGRPLSEQREYLESKLAEFKRLYPNHHPNWSKIELAKEVPISWEQYIELEEKMLAVLNQRQKPIKLRLAEMSLLIVEKYLAVKGGSLPSGKNVIELSSSAHPIKKADLVLLQEFYRLYFPESPISRSNMNFSAWRFALSTASYAVGLGSGLTLRVPGAAVPYTQAKSIPLKLDILEDILYRFVYQRIFGKMYFGAGYGQLSIMVGFHHLVVAVVLAELHARASAFNRGFKDVQEADMVSTMRTLEKRLGDSALDGYAAAVLEYQLQSHGRCLRLLSLCDQS, from the coding sequence ATGTCGGACAGCAATCAACTGGTCATCCCAGAAGGCATCAATTATGAGTGTACTGGCTGCGGCAAATGTTGCAGTGGCTGGTCGGTGCCGCTGACAAAGGATGACTATGAGCGGATTTCGGCTATTGACTGGGCTAGCAAAAATGAAAAGTTTGAAGGCGAGTCGCTTTTTAGAGAGCTAAAAGGTTTTGAAAAAGCCAATAGTCCTTATACTCACGCCATCAAACATGGTGATGACGGCTTTTGCCCTTTCCTGGTCAATAATCTCTGCTATATCCACAGTACTTACGAGAGTAAGACCAAGCCCTCAATTTGTCAGCTTTTTCCCTATAACTTTAACGAGACCCCATCAGGGTTTTTATCCACTGTCAGTTTTGTCTCAGTGGGCGCAGTTAAAAATGCCGGACGTCCTTTAAGTGAGCAAAGAGAGTATCTGGAGAGCAAACTGGCAGAGTTTAAAAGGCTCTATCCCAATCATCATCCCAACTGGTCCAAAATCGAACTGGCTAAAGAAGTACCAATCAGCTGGGAGCAATATATTGAGCTTGAAGAAAAAATGCTGGCCGTACTAAACCAGCGTCAAAAACCAATCAAGCTCAGACTTGCAGAGATGTCTCTTTTGATTGTTGAAAAATATCTAGCCGTCAAAGGTGGCTCTCTGCCATCAGGCAAAAATGTAATTGAGCTGAGTAGCAGTGCCCATCCCATCAAAAAAGCGGATCTGGTGCTCTTGCAAGAATTTTATCGACTTTATTTTCCGGAGAGTCCTATTAGCCGCTCCAATATGAATTTTAGCGCCTGGCGGTTTGCTCTCTCTACCGCATCCTATGCTGTCGGTCTGGGTAGCGGGCTCACCCTCAGGGTGCCTGGGGCTGCCGTCCCGTACACTCAGGCTAAATCAATACCATTAAAGCTAGATATATTAGAAGACATACTCTACCGTTTTGTTTATCAGCGCATTTTTGGCAAGATGTACTTTGGCGCTGGTTACGGGCAACTGAGCATCATGGTGGGTTTTCATCATCTAGTGGTGGCAGTGGTGTTAGCTGAGCTGCACGCCAGGGCGTCTGCCTTTAATAGAGGCTTCAAGGACGTGCAGGAGGCCGATATGGTCAGTACCATGCGTACCCTCGAAAAGCGACTGGGTGACAGTGCGCTGGATGGCTATGCTGCCGCCGTACTCGAATATCAGTTGCAAAGCCACGGACGCTGCCTCAGGCTATTGTCCCTTTGTGATCAGTCCTGA
- a CDS encoding ThiF family adenylyltransferase, producing MIEGPEPLRFEPAADEASKLERYTRQLSLPGFARYRQQKLFAGHVLVLGAGAIARTLAMNLVQSGVGQVKIISPSLSDLSSTRNFLATVDNPDSKLTYQLVGEPLTGYLEELIAQFDVIVDAACDWQIKLLASDLVMRANRPLVHAHTNGLRCHVYCMVPGRSMCLRCLLVELEMEDYPREASTPLSSLPSLDSIVGGFQSLEVIKLLSGFGVSQGNELMQFDGLSGELEVLRGLDPRSDCPDCGRRFFT from the coding sequence ATGATCGAAGGACCTGAACCACTGCGCTTTGAGCCTGCTGCCGATGAGGCCTCCAAGTTAGAGCGTTATACAAGGCAGCTCAGCTTGCCTGGCTTTGCGCGCTATCGCCAGCAAAAACTCTTTGCTGGTCATGTCCTTGTGCTTGGTGCCGGAGCAATTGCCCGCACTCTGGCGATGAATCTTGTGCAAAGTGGAGTTGGTCAGGTCAAAATAATTTCGCCCTCGTTGAGTGATCTCAGTAGTACTAGAAATTTTTTGGCAACAGTCGATAATCCTGATAGCAAGCTGACTTATCAGTTGGTGGGTGAACCATTGACTGGTTATCTGGAAGAATTAATTGCCCAATTTGATGTCATTGTCGATGCTGCATGCGACTGGCAAATCAAATTATTGGCTTCGGATCTTGTCATGCGCGCCAATCGTCCCCTGGTGCATGCCCACACCAATGGATTGCGCTGTCATGTTTATTGTATGGTGCCAGGACGTTCAATGTGTTTGCGTTGTTTGTTAGTTGAGCTTGAAATGGAAGATTATCCACGCGAAGCCAGCACACCACTATCTTCACTGCCGTCGCTCGATAGTATTGTGGGCGGTTTTCAGAGTCTGGAAGTAATTAAGCTGCTCTCTGGATTTGGTGTCAGTCAGGGCAATGAGCTGATGCAGTTTGATGGACTGAGTGGTGAGCTTGAAGTCCTCCGGGGGCTGGATCCGCGCAGTGATTGTCCTGACTGTGGCCGGCGCTTTTTTACTTAG
- a CDS encoding WYL domain-containing protein yields MTASTALKDCRFVAFDVETTGLSAIACRVVELSGVSFRLSRADSQTFSSLVNPGQPIPFEVSRIHGIDDAMVKDAPSARQVMADFNDFIGSDSILMAHNAAFDVEFVKVEMERVGLVPPANLVLDSLTLAQVIMDGDFRPANFKLKTLAEFFGFGGDEYHRALADSIYVQKLFCELIKITGAGDLDMLTATGALKPFGQWVKQPDKESLPEHVRAHLSLLESAITSRGAVKLTYQGEFKSTRTVKPQAVIASRGSLYLSAYCTRSRAERTFRLDRIVEAVLHN; encoded by the coding sequence ATGACCGCAAGTACTGCCCTAAAAGATTGCCGTTTTGTCGCTTTTGACGTAGAAACCACCGGGCTGTCGGCCATTGCCTGCCGGGTAGTGGAGCTTTCTGGGGTGAGTTTTAGACTTTCTCGTGCGGATAGTCAGACCTTTAGCAGTCTGGTTAATCCAGGTCAGCCCATTCCATTTGAAGTGTCGCGCATTCACGGTATTGATGATGCCATGGTTAAAGATGCTCCCAGCGCACGTCAGGTGATGGCGGACTTTAATGATTTTATTGGCAGTGATTCTATTTTGATGGCTCATAACGCTGCTTTTGACGTGGAATTTGTCAAAGTGGAAATGGAGCGCGTTGGACTTGTGCCGCCAGCTAATCTAGTTTTGGATTCGCTTACTTTGGCCCAGGTAATAATGGACGGTGATTTTAGACCGGCAAATTTTAAGCTTAAAACACTGGCTGAATTTTTTGGCTTTGGTGGAGATGAATATCACCGCGCTCTTGCTGACAGTATTTATGTGCAAAAGCTCTTTTGTGAGCTTATCAAAATTACTGGCGCTGGTGATTTAGACATGCTTACTGCTACCGGTGCTCTCAAGCCTTTTGGCCAGTGGGTTAAACAACCTGACAAAGAGAGCCTGCCAGAGCATGTCAGAGCCCACCTCAGTTTGCTGGAGAGCGCAATTACTAGTCGAGGCGCAGTCAAATTGACCTATCAGGGTGAATTTAAAAGCACCCGTACTGTTAAGCCGCAAGCTGTTATCGCCAGTCGGGGCAGTTTATACTTGAGTGCTTATTGCACTAGATCTAGAGCCGAGCGTACTTTTAGGTTGGATAGAATTGTCGAAGCCGTCCTCCATAACTAA
- a CDS encoding tetratricopeptide repeat protein: MSKPSSITKASVLLCLLLTALPVPALAAPFPFFKRVYKTDEKSLREESAKLDKLDEKLLDEAMSGDEEKSDRLKQIEKHIKLGDMFFGRRDYTNSLIEFEDVLKLEADNFKAHYMLGKVLMGMADYEEALKEFDRIVVLRPGSADAHFMRAEALRMLGRGDDARPEYLRATTIDKTNALAHAYLGECYRMKGRYRDAIAECKIASKLKKDLVVPHLILAQCYASVRLPELAVQEYKTAIAVNPMDPVVHARYGLALGKNNQWKEAIAQLLHATELDPSYSEGHVGLAWALASTGRVEEALKEARLAVSLAPNDPDTHSNLAWVYGKNKDHNSAVIEYRLALQIDPKNGQLQKALGLELRESGDLNSAIAQLLSARKLLPGDDEVKRTLQSLMPKGQNE; this comes from the coding sequence TTGTCGAAGCCGTCCTCCATAACTAAAGCCAGTGTGCTTCTCTGTTTACTTTTGACTGCCTTGCCAGTCCCGGCTCTGGCTGCGCCCTTTCCCTTTTTTAAGAGGGTTTATAAGACCGACGAAAAGTCTTTGCGCGAAGAAAGCGCCAAGCTCGATAAGCTCGACGAAAAGCTATTAGACGAAGCGATGAGCGGTGATGAAGAAAAAAGCGACAGGCTCAAGCAAATCGAAAAACATATAAAACTGGGCGATATGTTTTTTGGTCGGCGCGACTACACCAACTCACTTATAGAGTTTGAAGACGTGCTCAAGCTCGAAGCTGACAATTTTAAAGCGCACTATATGCTGGGCAAAGTGCTGATGGGCATGGCTGACTATGAAGAAGCTCTAAAAGAATTTGACCGCATAGTAGTTTTGCGTCCGGGCTCTGCCGACGCTCATTTTATGAGGGCTGAAGCATTGCGCATGCTGGGGCGTGGCGATGACGCCAGACCAGAATATTTAAGGGCCACCACAATCGATAAAACCAATGCTCTGGCCCATGCCTATCTCGGTGAGTGTTACCGTATGAAGGGACGCTACCGTGATGCCATCGCCGAATGTAAAATTGCCAGCAAACTAAAAAAAGACCTTGTGGTACCACATCTGATACTGGCTCAGTGCTATGCCTCGGTGCGTTTGCCAGAGCTAGCTGTGCAAGAGTATAAGACTGCCATTGCTGTTAATCCTATGGACCCTGTTGTCCATGCCAGATACGGACTGGCTCTTGGTAAAAACAACCAATGGAAAGAAGCTATTGCTCAACTTTTGCATGCCACCGAACTCGATCCCAGCTATTCCGAAGGGCATGTCGGTCTAGCCTGGGCGCTAGCCAGCACTGGGCGTGTTGAAGAAGCCTTGAAAGAAGCCAGGCTGGCTGTCTCACTTGCACCCAATGATCCTGATACTCATAGTAATTTAGCCTGGGTCTATGGCAAAAATAAAGACCATAATTCGGCTGTGATAGAGTACCGCCTTGCCCTGCAAATCGATCCCAAAAATGGGCAGCTGCAAAAGGCTCTGGGCTTAGAGCTGAGAGAATCAGGCGATCTCAATTCGGCTATCGCTCAATTGCTCAGTGCTCGTAAGCTTTTGCCTGGTGATGATGAAGTGAAGCGCACACTGCAATCACTCATGCCTAAAGGGCAAAACGAATAA
- a CDS encoding orotate phosphoribosyltransferase — protein MVNPIEELLKSVNAWQTGHFLLSSGLHSDQYMQCQKILQYPLHGMTLAKALSEKIGAGNHQIQTVVGPALGAVHMEVFMALALNQQAGITSSATDKQIRAIFAERDAQTNEFAIRRGVEITPGERILVVEDVTTTGGSARKVIELLRELGAAPVAVAAIIDRSGGKATFDLPFYNLFSLELNTYEAAACPMCKAGTSAIKPGSNRK, from the coding sequence CTGGTGAATCCTATCGAAGAATTGTTGAAGTCGGTAAACGCCTGGCAAACTGGTCATTTCCTTTTGTCATCTGGGCTGCACTCTGACCAATACATGCAGTGCCAAAAAATTCTCCAGTACCCGCTCCATGGTATGACCCTGGCCAAAGCACTATCCGAAAAAATTGGCGCAGGCAACCATCAAATCCAGACGGTGGTAGGACCAGCCCTTGGCGCCGTGCACATGGAAGTGTTTATGGCGCTCGCCCTCAACCAACAAGCCGGTATCACCAGTAGTGCCACGGACAAACAAATTAGAGCAATTTTTGCTGAGCGAGATGCTCAGACCAATGAATTTGCCATCCGTCGGGGAGTTGAAATAACGCCCGGTGAGCGCATCCTAGTTGTTGAAGACGTAACGACCACAGGCGGCTCTGCCCGCAAAGTCATAGAACTATTGCGAGAGCTCGGTGCCGCACCAGTGGCAGTGGCAGCAATAATCGACAGAAGTGGCGGCAAAGCAACTTTTGACTTGCCCTTTTACAATCTCTTTAGCCTGGAGTTAAATACCTATGAAGCCGCCGCTTGCCCCATGTGCAAAGCTGGCACTAGCGCCATCAAACCTGGCAGCAATCGCAAATAG
- a CDS encoding gamma-glutamyl-gamma-aminobutyrate hydrolase family protein — translation MSKMSQSAIKPLIGINLDIKGGPPEVASIQTTYTDAIINSGGIPVLLPPMSKEDLASVVARLDGIMLIGGDDYCPSLYNEEPHDALELAHHRRQAFDLLLAGIALEKPDMPVLGICLGAQLINIQQGGSLVQDIKTFIPDSQVEHVTKNGWQDGFTRHSVKLQSGSQLATVYKDQSFDVPTSHHQSVKAVGRDLKVSAQADDGVIEAIEMPGRSFVIGVQWHPERDYETNKPLFDKLVEVSSRQCGAS, via the coding sequence ATGTCTAAAATGTCTCAAAGCGCTATAAAACCACTTATTGGCATCAATCTCGACATCAAAGGTGGGCCGCCCGAGGTAGCCTCTATTCAGACTACTTACACTGACGCCATTATTAACAGTGGCGGCATCCCGGTGCTTTTGCCGCCCATGTCAAAAGAAGACCTGGCCAGTGTTGTCGCCCGTCTAGATGGCATCATGCTCATCGGCGGTGACGATTATTGTCCTTCGCTTTACAACGAAGAGCCCCACGATGCCCTTGAGCTGGCTCATCATCGCCGTCAGGCCTTTGACCTTTTGCTTGCCGGTATTGCCCTGGAGAAGCCTGATATGCCAGTCCTGGGTATTTGTCTGGGAGCACAGCTAATCAACATTCAGCAAGGGGGCTCGCTGGTACAAGATATAAAAACTTTCATCCCTGATTCACAAGTAGAGCATGTCACAAAAAATGGCTGGCAAGACGGCTTTACAAGGCATAGCGTCAAGTTACAGTCTGGTAGTCAGCTCGCCACTGTCTACAAGGATCAGTCTTTTGATGTGCCGACCAGCCACCACCAGAGCGTCAAAGCTGTAGGACGAGATCTAAAAGTCTCGGCGCAGGCTGATGATGGCGTCATCGAAGCAATAGAAATGCCAGGACGCAGTTTTGTTATCGGAGTGCAATGGCACCCAGAGCGGGATTACGAGACCAATAAGCCGCTCTTTGATAAATTGGTAGAGGTCTCGTCGCGTCAATGCGGAGCAAGCTAA
- a CDS encoding SDR family NAD(P)-dependent oxidoreductase has translation MSPQKILITGGAGFIGSHLTERFLQRGDTVVVIDNFNDYYDPSVKKRNVAPFLTNEQYALVAGDIRDKASLDQAFAHGPFDVVVHLAAMAGVRPSLANPALYFDVNVNGTQLLVDRILPDKDRTRLVFGSSSSVYGGRSGESFSETDRVSEPLSPYAASKASNELQLYAAHHTAGLQVVCLRFFTVFGPRQRPDLAIHKFCHLIDAGKPVELFGDGLSKRDYTFVLDIVQGIEKSMTYDLPGYDIINLGRSEPVVLLEMVQALEKHLGKKAEIIHKPMQVGDVPYTFADISHARAVLGYSPATTFDEGVRRFVEWYKSEKALSLSQT, from the coding sequence ATGTCACCACAGAAGATATTGATCACAGGCGGTGCCGGGTTTATCGGATCTCACCTGACTGAGCGCTTTTTACAGCGCGGTGATACTGTGGTCGTGATTGACAATTTTAATGATTATTACGACCCCTCCGTCAAAAAGCGCAACGTGGCTCCGTTTTTGACTAATGAGCAATATGCCCTCGTGGCTGGCGATATCAGAGATAAAGCCAGTCTGGATCAGGCTTTTGCCCATGGTCCGTTTGATGTGGTAGTGCACTTGGCTGCTATGGCTGGAGTGAGACCATCCCTGGCTAATCCGGCTTTGTATTTTGATGTCAACGTTAATGGCACACAGCTTTTAGTCGATCGTATTTTGCCGGACAAAGACAGGACTAGACTGGTATTTGGCTCGAGTTCGTCGGTCTATGGTGGCCGCAGTGGCGAGTCCTTTAGTGAGACAGATCGAGTCAGTGAGCCCTTATCACCCTATGCTGCCAGCAAAGCTTCCAATGAATTGCAACTGTATGCCGCCCATCATACGGCTGGCTTGCAGGTTGTCTGCTTGCGCTTCTTTACTGTCTTTGGACCAAGACAAAGACCAGATCTGGCCATTCACAAGTTTTGTCATCTCATTGATGCTGGTAAACCGGTGGAGTTGTTTGGTGATGGGCTCAGTAAGCGCGATTATACTTTTGTGCTTGATATCGTCCAGGGCATAGAAAAGTCCATGACCTATGACTTACCTGGCTATGACATCATCAATCTTGGTCGATCTGAGCCGGTTGTCCTTTTAGAGATGGTCCAGGCACTCGAAAAGCATCTTGGTAAAAAGGCTGAGATTATCCACAAACCAATGCAAGTTGGCGACGTGCCCTACACCTTTGCTGACATCAGTCATGCCAGAGCTGTGCTTGGCTACAGTCCGGCAACAACCTTTGATGAAGGCGTGCGCCGCTTTGTCGAATGGTATAAGAGCGAAAAAGCATTGTCATTGAGTCAAACTTGA
- the tilS gene encoding tRNA lysidine(34) synthetase TilS: MDQNQLSLPLFATLAQDYFNCLASAGWSVESNDANATRMLPPCLVALSGGADSVFLLSVLSKIYTMANQAERLAVCHVNHNVRQAAFADAAFCGSLARSLGHRYEERCLTGQSRDEAQMREERYQSLKAVCEQLAIPYIVTAHHLDDQVETFIFRLVRGMSAAGTSGIKAVLPLGSVTLLRPFLHLRHSFIVESLSAAAIAFVEDESNSDTSYARNYLRAEILPGLSARFNQAFNNIEHFRALVDLDQSFIAEHVQKLSESVIDTSGALDLSCFEQLHQSLQGRLLVAWLKRAGVAADYILVERLQRMLKGKLGAQSVKSDLQAIVQGGKLILQNAHSSASSDLERLLAAAKPVSIAVPKSGRRTVLVPWLGCALLLPRLEPGTQYEAPRNKFIEYVELDSLDQFELRLREPGDLFAHSGGGEPGGRLKKHLHRLGGAKAPQLTAIAGLYQGGLLGTLAPSQLLRYLPLLASGKEVLWLPGLGISGRVEVRGEANLRLELIPLSQHPDIDGALSEVTC, translated from the coding sequence ATGGACCAAAACCAACTATCACTTCCACTCTTCGCCACCCTTGCGCAAGACTACTTCAATTGTCTTGCCAGCGCTGGCTGGTCGGTAGAGAGTAATGACGCAAATGCCACAAGGATGTTGCCGCCATGTCTTGTGGCTCTATCTGGCGGCGCTGATAGTGTTTTTCTTTTGAGTGTTCTTTCTAAAATTTACACCATGGCCAACCAGGCGGAGCGACTGGCTGTCTGCCATGTCAATCACAATGTGCGTCAGGCGGCTTTTGCCGATGCGGCATTCTGTGGCAGTCTGGCGCGGAGCCTGGGCCACCGCTACGAGGAGCGCTGCTTAACTGGTCAAAGCCGCGACGAAGCTCAGATGAGAGAGGAGCGCTATCAGTCTCTAAAAGCTGTTTGTGAGCAACTGGCGATACCATATATAGTGACTGCCCATCATCTAGATGATCAAGTTGAGACTTTTATCTTTCGCCTGGTGCGAGGCATGTCAGCTGCGGGGACCTCTGGCATCAAGGCTGTTTTACCGCTTGGCTCTGTCACTCTACTTAGACCGTTTTTGCATCTGCGTCACAGTTTCATTGTGGAGAGCCTTAGTGCCGCCGCTATTGCATTTGTTGAGGATGAGAGCAATAGCGACACTAGCTATGCTCGCAATTATTTGAGAGCTGAGATTTTGCCTGGTCTATCTGCGCGCTTTAATCAGGCTTTTAACAATATTGAGCATTTTAGAGCGCTGGTGGACCTCGACCAGTCCTTTATCGCCGAGCACGTGCAAAAGCTCAGTGAGTCCGTCATAGATACGAGCGGCGCGCTGGATTTGAGCTGCTTTGAGCAGTTACATCAGTCTTTGCAAGGGCGACTGCTTGTGGCATGGCTCAAAAGAGCTGGGGTAGCAGCAGACTATATTCTTGTTGAGCGGTTGCAAAGAATGCTTAAGGGCAAGCTTGGCGCTCAGTCGGTTAAGTCTGATCTGCAAGCAATTGTGCAAGGCGGCAAGCTGATTTTGCAAAATGCCCATAGTAGCGCCTCTTCTGACCTGGAGCGCTTGCTTGCGGCGGCTAAACCGGTATCAATAGCGGTGCCTAAGTCAGGGCGGCGCACTGTGCTTGTGCCCTGGCTGGGTTGTGCTTTGCTACTGCCCCGGCTTGAGCCAGGTACTCAATATGAAGCGCCGCGCAATAAATTTATTGAGTATGTCGAGCTGGACTCTCTTGACCAGTTTGAGCTGCGCTTGAGAGAGCCTGGTGACCTGTTTGCTCATTCTGGCGGCGGCGAGCCTGGCGGGCGCCTCAAAAAGCACCTGCACCGCCTGGGTGGGGCTAAGGCTCCACAACTGACAGCAATTGCCGGACTTTATCAAGGGGGTCTGTTAGGCACCCTTGCTCCGTCACAGCTTTTGCGCTATTTGCCACTTCTGGCTAGTGGTAAGGAGGTGCTCTGGCTTCCTGGTCTTGGCATTTCGGGGCGAGTTGAGGTGCGGGGGGAGGCCAATCTGCGGCTGGAACTTATCCCCCTAAGTCAACATCCTGACATAGATGGCGCCTTGTCTGAGGTAACTTGCTAA